The Candidatus Binatia bacterium genome segment AAGAGTCGTGGAAGCGCATGTTCCACTCAATCCAACTTCGCTTCGCGGGGCCGGGGCTGTTGGCGCAGAAGATCCGTCTCGACGACGCCCTCGGGGACAGCTTGGAGATCACCCTGAGTGATGTGCGGCGGAACGTTGATATCCCCGATGCGATGTTCGACATCGGCACGCCGCGGGCAGAAAGCAGCGGCCAGAAGTGACGCGCCACGGATGAAGCCCGAACCCCTGACACCGTGCGCCCGGGAGCGAGACCTGGCTCCCCGGCTCCCGCACGCGTACCCGTTTCGTATGCTCGACGGCGCCATCATGCTGGAGCCGGGCCGGTGGGCGGTGGGCATGAAGAATATCACGCGCGATGATCCGCTGGTCGATGGCGAGGGGGCGCTCGTGCCCGTTCTGCTTGCCGAGGCGATGGCCCAGATCGCCGGCCTGACGGTGTCTGATGCCTCGGACCCTACGTCCCCGGCTGTGCTGGCGCAAATCGACCGCTTCCGCTGTCATTTGCCGATTGTGGTTGGGGACCGCTTGCTGGTGGTGGCGCGGGTGGTGCGGCGATTTGGCTCGACGGTAAAGGTGAGAGCCAGCGTGAAGGTGGCGGGCCGTTTCCGTGCCGCTGCCGAGTTGGTGCTACATTGTCCGCAGGCAGTACAGCGCGAGCAATGAGTCTGAGAGTGGCCGGACGGGCACGGTTTACTGCTCTCACCGCGCTGGCCGTTGTCAGCCTCTGGTCGTGTTCGGTGCCGCCTCCTGTGCCTTCACCCCTGCCGGTGCTGGATCCGGCGCGGGCGCTCGAGACCGTGCGTGAGCGCGAAAACCGCATCATGTCGCTGCGGGCACGTTTTAGTGCCGACACTCAGCGCGAGGGGGAACGGCACAGCGCCGACGGAGTGTTGCTGGTCAAGAAGCCGGACAGGTTCCGGCTGCGCTTGATGTTGCCGTTCGGGTTGACCATCTTCGACTATGTCAGTTGGGGAGACCATGCCCAGCTGGCGCTGCCGATGGAAGACAAGATCATCAATGGCCGGCCACGGGACAACCGTGTGGCGTTTTCCCAGGAAGACCTCGGTCAGGCGTTTCTGCGCGGGCCGAACGCTTTCCCTGGGACCTGCCGCGCCAGCGCTGTCGAGGCGTCAGGAATTGTCGTCAGCTGCCGCGATGCCGCTGGCACCCTGCTGCGCCAGATTCATGTCGATGCGCACGCCGGAACGATCCTCGACGAAACCAGCTACGAGAGCGAGCAGCCGCGCCTGGTGATTCGCTATGACGACTATCGATCGGTCGGTGACGCGTCGTTGCCGTACCACATCGCATTGCGCTACCCGGGCCAGCATCTGATGCTCGACGTTGCCATTCAGCGCTACGAAGTGAACCCAGCCCTGGCCGACGATCTGTTTCAGCCAGTGGCGCCGTGGGCTGGATCGTGAGCTTTCCCTACGCCGTCTGGGTTGCTGCCATCGAGCGCCATCACCGGCTGATCGTGGTCGCGTCAGTCGTGGTGTGTTTGCTGTCCGCACTCTCGTTGACACGCCTGCATCTCGACATCGATGTCCTCAACATGCTGCCGCAGGGCCGGCCGGCCTTCGACGACTTCAAGTCGTTCATGGCGGACTTCGGAGAGCTGAACCAGCTGGTGGTGATGATTGAGGGTGAACCGGCGGATCGGCTGCAGGCGTTTGCCGACGCCTTCGCGGTCCGCCTGGCGGGGCTCGACACGGTTGCCGCGGTCCACTCGCGGATCGACGTGCAGCAGATTCTCGACGGCGTCCTCGGCCGCTACCTGTACAACTATCTTACCGAGAAGGACTACGCCGAGCTGGCGCAGCGCCTGACGCCGGCTGGCATCGATGTGCAGGTCGCGGCCGACCGCGCCATACTCAGTGCCCCGTTCGATCTCAGCGCCACCAAGGCGGTCGTCGAAGATCCATTAGGCGTGCGGCGGCTGGCGGCCGGCGCCTTTGCAGAGTCGTACACGGGGGTGGCCCCCAGTCTGAGTGGCGGGTACTTCGGTTCAAGCGACGGGAATGCGTTGCTGGTGCTGGTGCGGCCGAAGCAGTCGGCCTTCGAGGGCGGCTTCAGCGAGCGCCTGATGGGTCAGGTGCGCGCGGCGGAGGCCGAAACCCGTGCTGCCGTAGAGGCGCAGCATGCTGCTGTAGCTGTAGGGGCGCAGCATGCTGCGCCTCTACGCGTGGCGTATACCGGCAGCTACGTGTACGCGATCGAGGACGCGGCGACGCTGCAAGGGGATGTCAGTCGGTACACAGCCCTGGCGCTCATCGGCGTGCTTGCCGTCTTTTATGTCGGCTACCGCAACCTTCGCATCTTGCCGTTCGTCACCTATCCACTGATCGTGACGACGCTGGTGACGTTTGCGTTATCGCTCCTCCTGTTCAAGGAGCTGAACGCCGTATCGATCAGCTTTGCCGCAATTCTCTACGGACTGTCGATCGATTCCGGTATCTACTTCTACTCGCGCCTGCTGCAAGAGCGGCAACACCAGAGTCTGCGTGCGGCGGTGACTGCCACGTTGGCAGGGTTGGGGCGGGCGAACCTGGTGGCAACGACGACGACGGCGGCGGCATTCTTTGTGATCGGGTTTTCCTGCCTCGGGGCAGTGCGCCAGCTCGGGTTCCTCACTGCCTTAGGCATGCTGCTGACGACGGCACAGTTCTTCACGCTCTATCCTGCGCTCGGCTTTTTCGTGGCGCGGCCGGAGCATGAAGGTGTCGGCATATTCGAGACCCGGCACCTGGCGCGTGTGGCTGAAGCCGCAGCGAAGCGGGCGGTACCGTTGGCGACCCTGGCGGCGTTGCTGGGCGTGGCGCTTCTGTTTGCCGCGCGCCAGGTGACGCTGGATATCCACCTGACGCATCTGCGGCCGCGCCATTCCGAGGCAGCACGGGTGCAGGACGAGATCGCGGCGCGGTTCGGCTGGCAGGAGTCGGGAGGTGCGGTGCTCGTCCGCCGTGCCACTCTGGAGGAGGCGCTGGTGGATAGTGAAGCGGTTGGGTTGCAGCTGCTGCAGTACCAGAGTGAGGGCGTGCTGCAATCGGTGCAGAGCGTCCAGGCGGTACTGCCGTCGGTCCGCACTCAGCAGGCGCGGCTCGCCCTATACGATCAGTTGCCGCGGGCGACGGCGGTCGAAGAGCTGCGCGCAGCGCTGGCGCGCCATGGCTTCGTGGCACCACGGTTTGCGGACTTTCTTTCGCAGTTCCGGCAGCCGCGCCGCGACATCGTCGGCATTGACACCCCGGCGCTGGCGCCGCTGGCGTTCCTCGTCAACCATCACGTGCGCGTGCGGCAGGGTGAGTCCATCGTGGCGACCTACGTGCAGCCAGCCGCGGGGATCACCCTGCGGACCGTGGCCGAACGCCTGCAGCACGACGCCGGCAATCTTCGCCCCATTCTGGCATCGCGTTCGCTCTTGGAGGAGGAGCTCGGAGCGGTGTTACGCCGCGAACTGGCGCGCTTCTTCGTCCTGGGGTTGGTCGGTAACTTCCTGCTCCTGTTGATCAGCTTCGGCAGCGTGGGCCTGGCGGTTGCCGTCCTCGCCCCGGTGGTGCTGGTCGTGATCGCACTTTTCGCGAGCATGTGGGCGACCGGCATTGCGCTCGATCCGGTCAACCTGATCGTGACGGCGCTCATCTTCGGCATCGGTGTCGACTACGGAGTCTACATCGTTGCCCGTGCCCGTGAACGAGGGAGTGCGCCGGCGGCCATTCGCTACACGGGCAGGGCGGTGGTAGTGACGGCGCTGGCTACGATCACCGGATTCGGATTCCTCGGGTTATCGCGCTATCCGGCCTTGGCGACCATGGGCTTACTCACCGGGTTGGGACTGTTTCTCTGCCTGGCCTTGTCTATTATTCTCCTGCCGGCGTTGATGAAGCTCTTGTGGAGGAACGAGGGGGCGCAAAGATGGACACAGCGACTGTAGCGATGAGTGGCGCCAACGTGGGAGACCGTGATCAGGCATTACGTGACACCGTGGCGCGGGCGCGGCGCAGCGTCTTCTACGCCCGGCACCTCGCGGGGCACGAGTTGAACGGGCGTGCGGACCTTGAGCGGCTGCCATTGACGTTCAAGCAGCACCTGCGCGACGCCGGTCCTTTCGGCATGCTGGCGGTGCCGCCGACCAAGGCATGGCACTATCACGAATCGAGCGGCACCAAGGGCGAGCCCATCTCCACCTGGTG includes the following:
- a CDS encoding 3-hydroxyacyl-[acyl-carrier-protein] dehydratase FabZ, with translation MKPEPLTPCARERDLAPRLPHAYPFRMLDGAIMLEPGRWAVGMKNITRDDPLVDGEGALVPVLLAEAMAQIAGLTVSDASDPTSPAVLAQIDRFRCHLPIVVGDRLLVVARVVRRFGSTVKVRASVKVAGRFRAAAELVLHCPQAVQREQ
- a CDS encoding MMPL family transporter produces the protein MSFPYAVWVAAIERHHRLIVVASVVVCLLSALSLTRLHLDIDVLNMLPQGRPAFDDFKSFMADFGELNQLVVMIEGEPADRLQAFADAFAVRLAGLDTVAAVHSRIDVQQILDGVLGRYLYNYLTEKDYAELAQRLTPAGIDVQVAADRAILSAPFDLSATKAVVEDPLGVRRLAAGAFAESYTGVAPSLSGGYFGSSDGNALLVLVRPKQSAFEGGFSERLMGQVRAAEAETRAAVEAQHAAVAVGAQHAAPLRVAYTGSYVYAIEDAATLQGDVSRYTALALIGVLAVFYVGYRNLRILPFVTYPLIVTTLVTFALSLLLFKELNAVSISFAAILYGLSIDSGIYFYSRLLQERQHQSLRAAVTATLAGLGRANLVATTTTAAAFFVIGFSCLGAVRQLGFLTALGMLLTTAQFFTLYPALGFFVARPEHEGVGIFETRHLARVAEAAAKRAVPLATLAALLGVALLFAARQVTLDIHLTHLRPRHSEAARVQDEIAARFGWQESGGAVLVRRATLEEALVDSEAVGLQLLQYQSEGVLQSVQSVQAVLPSVRTQQARLALYDQLPRATAVEELRAALARHGFVAPRFADFLSQFRQPRRDIVGIDTPALAPLAFLVNHHVRVRQGESIVATYVQPAAGITLRTVAERLQHDAGNLRPILASRSLLEEELGAVLRRELARFFVLGLVGNFLLLLISFGSVGLAVAVLAPVVLVVIALFASMWATGIALDPVNLIVTALIFGIGVDYGVYIVARARERGSAPAAIRYTGRAVVVTALATITGFGFLGLSRYPALATMGLLTGLGLFLCLALSIILLPALMKLLWRNEGAQRWTQRL